From a single Stackebrandtia endophytica genomic region:
- the infA gene encoding translation initiation factor IF-1, with product MPKKDGAIEIEGRVIEPLPNAMFRVELTNGHKVLAHISGKMRQHYIRILPEDRVVVELSPYDLSRGRIVYRYR from the coding sequence ATGCCGAAAAAAGACGGCGCGATTGAGATTGAGGGCCGGGTGATCGAGCCCCTCCCGAACGCTATGTTCCGGGTGGAGCTGACCAACGGCCACAAGGTCTTGGCGCATATCAGCGGCAAGATGCGTCAGCACTACATCCGTATCCTCCCTGAGGACCGCGTGGTGGTGGAGCTGTCGCCTTACGACTTGTCTCGAGGCAGGATTGTTTACCGTTACCGATGA
- the rpmJ gene encoding 50S ribosomal protein L36, whose protein sequence is MKVKPSVKKICNKCRTIRRNGRVMVICEDPRHKQRQG, encoded by the coding sequence GTGAAGGTTAAGCCGAGCGTCAAGAAGATCTGCAACAAGTGCCGCACGATTCGCCGGAATGGCCGCGTCATGGTCATCTGCGAAGACCCGCGTCACAAGCAGCGGCAGGGCTAA
- the rpsM gene encoding 30S ribosomal protein S13, translating into MARLVGVDLPRDKRLEIALTYIFGVGRTRAVETCAQAQVDPNKRVHELTDTELVQLRDWIEANYQVEGDLRREVAADIRRKVEIGCYQGIRHRRGLPVHGQRTRTNARTRKGPKRTVAGKKKPGKK; encoded by the coding sequence ATGGCACGTTTGGTTGGTGTCGATCTGCCGCGCGACAAGCGCCTGGAGATCGCCCTCACGTACATCTTCGGGGTGGGCCGCACTCGTGCGGTCGAGACCTGTGCTCAGGCCCAGGTCGACCCGAACAAGCGGGTTCATGAACTCACCGACACGGAGCTGGTGCAGCTGCGTGACTGGATTGAGGCGAACTACCAGGTAGAAGGTGACCTTCGCCGCGAGGTCGCCGCTGACATCCGCCGCAAGGTGGAGATCGGTTGTTACCAGGGAATCCGGCACCGCCGTGGTCTCCCTGTGCACGGTCAGCGCACCCGGACCAACGCGCGTACGCGCAAGGGTCCGAAGCGCACCGTGGCCGGCAAGAAGAAGCCCGGTAAGAAGTAG
- the rpsK gene encoding 30S ribosomal protein S11, protein MAGPKPRGAKKLRRKEKKNVAMGHAHIKSTFNNTIVSITDPTGAVISWSSSGQVGFKGSRKSTPFAAQMAAESAARRAMEHGMRKVDVFVKGPGSGRETAIRSLQAAGLEVGSINDVTPQPHNGCRPPKRRRV, encoded by the coding sequence ATGGCTGGACCAAAGCCACGCGGTGCGAAGAAGCTGCGCCGCAAGGAGAAAAAGAACGTAGCGATGGGCCACGCGCACATCAAGAGCACGTTCAACAACACCATTGTCTCGATCACCGACCCCACTGGCGCGGTGATCTCCTGGTCGTCTTCGGGCCAGGTCGGCTTCAAGGGTTCGCGTAAGTCGACCCCCTTCGCCGCTCAGATGGCCGCCGAGTCTGCGGCGCGTCGCGCCATGGAACACGGCATGCGCAAGGTCGACGTGTTCGTGAAGGGTCCCGGCTCCGGCCGTGAGACCGCGATCCGTTCGCTGCAGGCCGCCGGTCTGGAAGTCGGATCGATCAACGACGTCACGCCGCAGCCGCACAACGGCTGCCGTCCGCCCAAGCGGCGGCGGGTCTGA